A window of Misgurnus anguillicaudatus chromosome 3, ASM2758022v2, whole genome shotgun sequence genomic DNA:
CATGCAATGTTCTCAGAATTTTTTGGAGGACAAAACCCTTTCGAGCACTTTTTCGGCCGCAATGGTGGCATCGGTGAGGACATGGAAACAGACGATCCTTTTGCTAGTTTTGGGATGGGTGGCATGGGCGGTTTTCCACGGTCCTTTAACACGCACGCTCATGGCGGTAAACTGGGGAAAAAGCAGGACCCTCCGGTGACCCATGACTTAAGGGTGAGCCTTGAGGAAGTCTTCACTGGCTGCACAAAGAAGATGAAGATCTCACGCACACGCCTCAACCCAGATGGAAGAACGACACGTTCCGAGGACAAAATTCTTACGGTGGAAGTAAAGAAGGGGTGGAAAGAAGGTACCAAGATTACTTTCCCCAAGGAAGGCGACGAGACGCCAACAAATATCCCTGCAGATATTGTATTTGTGGTGAAGGATAAACCACATTCCGTGTACAAGCGAGATGGATCAGACATCATTTACCCAGCAAAAATTACACTGAAAGAGGTAAAAGAGAGTCCTGAAAATTTGTTTCAAACACCTACTGTTCATCACTTTttgtttcttatttatttcatgttatCTCCTCTATTCTTCCCTAGGCACTCTGTGGCTGCACCGTTAACGTTCCAACATTAGATGGCCGCAAGGTCCCCATAACAACTAAGGACATTGTTCGGCCTGGGATGAAACACCGTATCAACGGAGAAGGTCTTCCCCTTCCAAAATCCCCAGATCGCCGTGGGCACCTGATTGTGGAATACGAGGTTAAGTTCCCTGAAAGACTGAGTCAAAGTGCCAAGGACACGATCGCAAGTGTTTTGCCAGCTTCTTGAACTCTGTTTATAACAACACCACTAGAAATTCTTCTGTTACTAAAGGCTAAAAATGTGAGGTCACCCGAATAAGGTTGACCCTTAGGTGCATGATTATTTTGCAACGTACTGCCAATGAAAAAACATCTGATCAAATATAGCTGGATTTGCCTGTGTACATTGTAAACCCAAGTTTCCTTTGGGTCTGGACCAGCAGAAAGTCCACACATGTTCCAGCTGTGGCCTGTTGGCCAAGGTTTCTTGAGCACTAATGATTTCTAAGACACCAAAGGGAGTTCTAATGGAGCCGTTTGATGTATATAAAAGTGATTAACAGATACTGTATAGTGATGGCCCCAAAATGACATCATTTATAGTTGTTAAGTTAATACTGTGTGCACACTGCTTGGGTTCTTCCTCATCTGAGTCTCTCGTTTTGTATGTGAATCATCATCTCGAGCAGGAGGTCACACCAACACCAGTGagaatagattttttttcaaataaaatgtttcaactgGTAATCTTGCGgcttcatttttgtttaaaagattACATGGTTGTTTTGTAAGTTTTGTTCTCTCActctacatttttttattttaacccatgctgggtaaatattggacagaacacatgctgggttaaaaaatatccaatgttgggttgttgttatgcaaccataggttataataacacagcagttgggttaaaacccaatatgtccaatatttacccgtCATGAAggtaaaaataacccagcaattttgagtgtgctGTAATTGGTGATTTAATGTTGACAAATTGCTAAAATCTTTTTTGATGTGCAGGACGTACCTGTCTATCTGATAATAgcttatttttatataaataagctTATTTGTCAAATTTTAGTTATAAAGCAACATTTTCCCTGCATGTGGCCACAATATAACTGTACAGCCACTGGATGGCTGTATTGTTGTACAAATAGATAACACTATTTACACAGAATATTCCAGCTGTTTAGTAACTGACAGTGCTTTTTTGCTGCTATTGTAACATTGGGGGTTTGTATTACTGTGTTTTTTAAGGTGTTAATTGTATATtgtattacaaaataaatgtttgtgaaTTTAAGATAgatgacaaatgtgttttaaaggtgTACAGTCATTagcacataaaaaaaacattttaagtttaaaaatgctgataaaaacagtttaacttgttttaaactGAACTGATTTAAAATAGTATTTTACTGCTGAACTCCTGAAGTGTAAAACATGACCAGTGTAGCTGTAGATATAAAGGACAATTCTGTAAGTTTacagttaaataaatattttaaattaacatcCTAAGATCATTCTCTTAAAGAAATTTAGCTGAAGAACAAACTACAATTTTAACTGTCTCTGTTATTTACCACACCTGTATCAGATCTGTTTCTGCTGCTTAAAGGTGGAATACATAGAATttgccactagatggcgccaaaacaataataataacaaatgaCATAGATTAATGATGCTCTGACGCAGCTTGGagttatgggatttgtagtcttaaactcaaccgctgatggccatcaatcagacgcgaaCGAGAAATCGCGTTGACAGATAAGGtcatcaagtcttataaatgttgcgtttgatgacatcgttttatTTCATTAAGGTTATATgtaatgttcaaaacgaaattgtgttagatgttacagtattagtccaaattggATGGtgtgttaacacagcacagaattaagtgttcaaGTATGAATGATTTTTCAAATAATCTATTAACAGTACAAATCTCATTGTGAGGTtatgatgcaaaattatgacCAAACTCTATTAGTAGGTGTCTAAAAATGACCTTTGCATTATGTTATGTTGCAgtacaatacctcttgatgtgcatTATATCGTCTGTGGGAAGATGCACTGATTATAGTCTACACACTAATCTTGTGATCGATATAATTGTCTTTGCTGATACAACCAGACTGCACTGACCCGTGT
This region includes:
- the dnajb1b gene encoding dnaJ homolog subfamily B member 1b, translating into MVKMGKDYYSVLGIQKGASEDEIKKAYRKQALKYHPDKNKSPGAEDKFKEIAEAYDVLSDPKKKDIYDKFGEEGLKGGVPGGGGGNGGNFTYTFQGDPHAMFSEFFGGQNPFEHFFGRNGGIGEDMETDDPFASFGMGGMGGFPRSFNTHAHGGKLGKKQDPPVTHDLRVSLEEVFTGCTKKMKISRTRLNPDGRTTRSEDKILTVEVKKGWKEGTKITFPKEGDETPTNIPADIVFVVKDKPHSVYKRDGSDIIYPAKITLKEALCGCTVNVPTLDGRKVPITTKDIVRPGMKHRINGEGLPLPKSPDRRGHLIVEYEVKFPERLSQSAKDTIASVLPAS